Within the Myxococcota bacterium genome, the region ATGCTTCCCCGACAGGAAGGAGTCGGCCATGGCGGGCGTGTCGCTGTTCCGGATCGACAAGGTGGTCGAGTGCGTGCACTACCCCGAGGTGCGCGCCGTCGTGTCCCACTGGGAGTCACTTTGCAACTCGGAGTGCGTGGCCGCGATCAAGCGCGGCTCCGACGAGTGCCGGCGCGTGGGTGCCAAGACCTGGATCGTCGACCTGACCCAGAACCCGGGCGTGCCCTCGCAGGCCGACCTGCGCTGGATGGAGAGCGAGGGCGTCGAGCTGGGCAAGCGCAACGGCGTGACCGCGGTCATCAACGTGCACGGCGAGAGCGCGCTCGCCGCCATGGGCTCGAAGCGCTGGACGCGCGGCGCCAGTCAGGGCGGCATGGTGACCTGGGACTGCAAGTCACTCGCCGATGCGCTCGAGCTGGCGGGCAAGGTCGCCGCAGGGAAGGCGGCGTGATGTCGAAGAGCTTCACGCTGTTCAGCGTTCCCAAGGCGGTGACCGTGACCCATCACCCCGACGTGAAGGCGTGCATGGCCACCTGGTCCGATCTGTCCGCGCACTGTTTCCGCGAGGCGGTGACTCGCGGGCTCACCGAGTGCGGCCGCCTGCACTGCAAGTCGTGGATCGTGAACCTGACGGCGCCGACCCCGGGCGTGCCGAGCCAGGCCGACCTGGCGTGGATCGAGAGCGACTGCATCCAGATCGCCAAGGACAACGGCGTGGTCGCCGTGATCAACGTGCACGGCGCGAGCGCGATCGCGACCATGGGCGCCAAGCGCTGGAGCAAGATGATCATGCAGGGCGGCCTCACCTCCTACGACTGCCAAGCGGTGAGCGACGCCATGGCGCTGGCCGCCGAGATCGCGGCAGGAAAGAGTCACGAGGACTGAGCTCCCGGGCCGCGCGCGGCCCCGTCAAATCCGATCAAGACGCCGCAGCCCCCGCGCGGTAACGTCGCCGGGGTGACCATCCAGGCGCGCTTCCTGCGGTCCGTGGCGTACATCGAGCAGCACCTGCTCTCGCCGCTGTCGCTGCCCGACGTGGCCAAGCAGGCCGGCTTCTCGCCGCCGTACTTCTCGCGCCTGTTCCGCGCGCTGACCGGCGAGCCGTTCGCGGCCTATCTGCGCCGGCGGCGCATGACCGTGGCCGCGGAGCGCCTGGCGGACGGGGCTCGAGAGCTGCGGCTGGTCGATCTGGCGCTCGACTGCGGCTACGACTCGCAAGAGGCCTTCACGCGCGCGTTCAAGCGCACCTTCGGCCGGCCGCCGGGCGCGTTCCGCGCGCGCCCGGTCACCTGGAGCGCGCCGTTCCGCCGGCCGATCGACGCGCAGGAGCTGGCGCACCTGCGCGAGAGACTCACACCGCAGCCCGAGATCCGCGAGCTCGACGCGTTCACGGTGGTGGGCGTGCGCGAGCGCATCGAAGAGGACACTCGCGACCGGATCCCGGCGCTCTGGGGGCGGTTCAGGGAGCTGGTGAGCCGCATTCCGCACGTGGCGAGTGACTCGGGCCACGGGCTGTCGCTCAACGTCGACGAGACCGAAGGCAGCTTCGACTACGTGGCGGGCGTGCCGGTGTCGCGCGTGGGACGGCTGCCGGCGGGCGCGATCGCCGAGACGCTGCCGCCCGAGACCTACGCGGTGTTCGCGCACCGCGTGCGCAGCCTGCCGCTCCACACGGAGCTGGCGCCGACCTACCGCTGGATCTTCGGCACCTGGCTCCCGTCGTCGGACTGGGAGTACCCGGTGGGCATGGACTTCGAGCGCTACCCGCCCGGCTTCGACGCCAGCGAGGCGAAGGGCACGATCGAGATCTGGGTGCCGGTGAGGGCGCGGCGTTGAACCGGGTCGGCTGGCAGCGGGGGCCGAGTGACTGCCCGGGCCTGCCGGAGCCCGCCGAGTGGCCGAGAGTGACTCCGGCCGAGGCCGGGCTCGATCCCGGCGCGCTCGAGTCGGTCGCCGAGCGCATCGAGCGGCGCGAGCTCGAGAACGTGCATGCGCTCCTGGTCGTGCGCGGCGGGAAGCTCGCCTTCGAGCGCTACTTCGCGGGCGAGGACGCCCTGTGGGCGGAGCCGGCCAAGCCCGCCACGTTCGACGCCGGCGCGCTGCACGACGTGCGCTCGGTCTCGAAGTCGGTCGTGGGGGCGCTGGTCGGGATTGCGCACGGCGAGGGCGCGCTCCCCGATCTCGACGCGCCGATCGCGCGCTTCTTCCCTGTGCACGCGCGCGGTCGGGAGTCGGCGCTCGCGGGCCGTACGCTGCGCCACGCCCTCACCATGAGCGCGGGCCTCGCCTGGGACGAGCTCACTCACCCCTACTACGACCCGCGCAACGACGAGCACGGGCTGTGGCTCGCCGCCGATCCGCTCGCCTACGGTCTCTCGCGCCGGCCGGTGGCGGCGCCCGGCGCCGCCTTCGCCTACAACGGCAGCCTGCCGGTGGTGTTGGCGCAGGTCGTCGAGCAGGCGACGGGCGTGCCCTTCGACCGCTACGCCGTCGAGAAGCTGTGGTGTCCTCTGGGAGTGACCCGCGCCGAGTGGGTCCAGCACCCGTCGGGCGTGATCGTGTCGGCCTCGGGCCTCCGGCTCACGCCGCGCGCCATGGCGCGCTTCGGCCAGATGATGCTCGACGGCGGCCGTTTCGCCGGCCGCCAGATCGTGCCCCCCGACTACGCGCGCGCCTCGCTCGAGGCGCAGGTCACCTTGCCGGCCGGCTTCGGGGGCGCCACCGGCTACGGCTATCTGTGGTGGATCGGGCAGCTCCCGGTCGCGTCGGGCAACGGCGGGCAGCGCATCGTGCTCGACCGCGAAACAGGCACCGTGATCGTCACCACGGCGGGCCTGTACGACTCACCCAGGCAGGGCGAGGTGCCCATGCAGGTCGTCGCGGGAGTGCTCGCCGCTTACCGCTGAGGCCGCGCAACTGGTAGATTCAGCGGACTCCCCATGATCTCCGCGCGTCACCCGGCCCACGGCTACGTGGTCGCGGTCGCTGCCACCGCACTGGCGATCGCTGCGCGCGAGCTCGCCGACCCGTGGCTCGGCGACGCGCGCCCGCTCGTCACGCTCTACGGCGCGGTCGCCGCAGCGGTCTGGTTCGGCGGCTGGCGACCGGCGCTGCTATCGGTCGTGCTGGGCGTGCTCGTGGCCAACTATCTGTTCGTCGCTCCCCGCGCCACGATCTCGTTCAACACACCGGTCGAAGTGATCGGCACCCTGGCCTATCTCGTCACCTGCTCGCTGGTGATCGGCTTCGGCGAGCTGATGCGCCGCGCGCAGCGGCAGGCGCACGAGCAGCGCGAGCTGGTCAGCATCACGCTCGCCAGCATCGGCGACGCCGTGATCGCAACCGACCTGCGCGGGCGAGTCACTTCGATGAACGGCGTGGCCGAGGCGCTCACCGGCTGGCGACAGCTCGAGGCCGTGGGCCAGCCGATCGACGCCGTGTTCCGCATCGTGGACGACTCCACCCGCGAGGCAGCGCCCAACCCCGTCCTGCGCGCGCTGCGCGATGGCCGGGTGACCGGGCTCGCGGGTCACACCCTGCTGATCCGCCGCGACGGCCTGGAGCTGCAGGTCGACGACAGCGCCGCGCCGATCCGCGGCGTCGACGGCCGCGCGCAGGGCTGCGTGATCGTGTTCCGTGACATCACCATGCGCCGTGCCGAGGAGCGCCAGGTCTCGGAGCGGCTCGACGCCGCGCGCCTGCACGCCGCGATCGTGAGCTCCTCCGAGGATGCCATCGTGAGCAAGTCACTCCAGGGAGTCATCCAGACCTGGAACGCCGGCGCCGAGCGCCTGTACGGCTACCAGGCCACGGAGGCCGTAGGCCGCCACATCTCGCTGATCATCCCGAAGGACCGGCTCTCGGAGGAGGACGGCATCCTGCGGCAGATCCACGCGGGCCAGCGCATCGAGCCCTTCAACACCGTTCGCCAGCGCAAGGACGGCAGCACCGTGCACGTGTCGCTCAGCGTGTCGCCCGTGCTCGACGAGCGCGGCCGCGTGGTGGGTGTCTCGAAGATCGCGCGCGACATCAGCGCCCAGCGCGAGGCCGAGCAGCGCGTGGCCCGGCTGATGGCCGATCTGCGCGACGCCGACCGGCGCAAGGACGAGTTTCTCGCCACGCTCGCGCACGAGCTGCGCGGGCCGCTCGCGCCCGTGCGCAACTCGCTCGAAGTGCTGAAGCGCCCTGCGAGCGACGGGCGGCTGCTCGAGCGCGCGCGCACCATGCTCGACCGGCAGATCACCCACATGGAGCGGCTGGTCGACGACCTGCTCGACATCGCGCGCATCACGCGCAACCGGCTCGAGCTGCGCACGCAGCGGGTCGACCTTCGCCCGCTGCTCGCCCAGGCCGTGGAGGCGGCGTACCCCAGCGCCGAGGAGGCCGGGCACGCGCTCGAATTCGACAACGGCGGCGAGTCACTCGAGGTGATGGGCGATCCGGTCCGGCTGCTACAGGTGTTCGGCAACCTGCTGCACAACGCCAACAAGTACACCGACCGTGGCGGCCGGATCGAGCTGCGCGCCCGGCGCTGGAACGGGCTGGCCGAAGTGACCGTGCGCGACAACG harbors:
- a CDS encoding AraC family transcriptional regulator, which translates into the protein MTIQARFLRSVAYIEQHLLSPLSLPDVAKQAGFSPPYFSRLFRALTGEPFAAYLRRRRMTVAAERLADGARELRLVDLALDCGYDSQEAFTRAFKRTFGRPPGAFRARPVTWSAPFRRPIDAQELAHLRERLTPQPEIRELDAFTVVGVRERIEEDTRDRIPALWGRFRELVSRIPHVASDSGHGLSLNVDETEGSFDYVAGVPVSRVGRLPAGAIAETLPPETYAVFAHRVRSLPLHTELAPTYRWIFGTWLPSSDWEYPVGMDFERYPPGFDASEAKGTIEIWVPVRARR
- a CDS encoding serine hydrolase, producing the protein MNRVGWQRGPSDCPGLPEPAEWPRVTPAEAGLDPGALESVAERIERRELENVHALLVVRGGKLAFERYFAGEDALWAEPAKPATFDAGALHDVRSVSKSVVGALVGIAHGEGALPDLDAPIARFFPVHARGRESALAGRTLRHALTMSAGLAWDELTHPYYDPRNDEHGLWLAADPLAYGLSRRPVAAPGAAFAYNGSLPVVLAQVVEQATGVPFDRYAVEKLWCPLGVTRAEWVQHPSGVIVSASGLRLTPRAMARFGQMMLDGGRFAGRQIVPPDYARASLEAQVTLPAGFGGATGYGYLWWIGQLPVASGNGGQRIVLDRETGTVIVTTAGLYDSPRQGEVPMQVVAGVLAAYR
- a CDS encoding PAS domain S-box protein, with the protein product MISARHPAHGYVVAVAATALAIAARELADPWLGDARPLVTLYGAVAAAVWFGGWRPALLSVVLGVLVANYLFVAPRATISFNTPVEVIGTLAYLVTCSLVIGFGELMRRAQRQAHEQRELVSITLASIGDAVIATDLRGRVTSMNGVAEALTGWRQLEAVGQPIDAVFRIVDDSTREAAPNPVLRALRDGRVTGLAGHTLLIRRDGLELQVDDSAAPIRGVDGRAQGCVIVFRDITMRRAEERQVSERLDAARLHAAIVSSSEDAIVSKSLQGVIQTWNAGAERLYGYQATEAVGRHISLIIPKDRLSEEDGILRQIHAGQRIEPFNTVRQRKDGSTVHVSLSVSPVLDERGRVVGVSKIARDISAQREAEQRVARLMADLRDADRRKDEFLATLAHELRGPLAPVRNSLEVLKRPASDGRLLERARTMLDRQITHMERLVDDLLDIARITRNRLELRTQRVDLRPLLAQAVEAAYPSAEEAGHALEFDNGGESLEVMGDPVRLLQVFGNLLHNANKYTDRGGRIELRARRWNGLAEVTVRDNGVGIPPDLLPKVFELFAQLEENPGRTQGGLGLGLTIVKQLVEMHGGRVEAHSGGPGLGSEFVVRLPLAKPAALPVAAPRAETANAPLAARRVLVVDDLEDSAESLAMLLRLDGHDVHVANDGPAALEAAERLRPELLLLDVGLPGLSGLEVCRRIRKEPWGRDVRIVALTGWGQDEDRRQTEEAGFDAHLVKPVHPDELREILRPAAG